One window of Micropterus dolomieu isolate WLL.071019.BEF.003 ecotype Adirondacks linkage group LG13, ASM2129224v1, whole genome shotgun sequence genomic DNA carries:
- the LOC123981503 gene encoding astrotactin-2-like, producing the protein MARVLLLHLRVLLVGLFLTENLAVHANRGATSPDEDRDKENEADTPCEVKSVTVSTLPVLRENEFSFTGGASGNVVGGGGGAAGAGGAAGGGTGGGGGGGGGESRLLLFVRTDLPGRISVMDDLDNTALPYFTLGGNKEC; encoded by the coding sequence ATGGCGAGGGTATTGCTGCTGCACCTCCGCGTCCTTCTCGTGGGGCTCTTTTTAACAGAAAACTTGGCCGTCCACGCAAACAGGGGGGCAACATCGCCCGACGAAGATCGGGACAAAGAGAACGAAGCGGATACGCCATGTGAGGTGAAATCGGTTACCGTCTCGACCCTGCCCGTACTCCGGGAGAACGAGTTCAGCTTCACCGGCGGAGCCTCGGGGAACGTGGtcggaggaggagggggtgctGCTGGAGCAGGTGGTgctgctggaggaggaactggaggaggaggaggaggaggaggaggggaatcCCGACTCCTGTTATTCGTTAGGACCGACCTACCTGGGCGAATTTCCGTAATGGATGATCTTGACAACACAGCTCTCCCCTACTTCACACTCG